Proteins from a genomic interval of Xanthomonas sp. AM6:
- a CDS encoding sigma-54-dependent Fis family transcriptional regulator, whose protein sequence is MSELTVANLLQAAAEASPAEVEPALLARMRRFRQIEPLPPALLRSWQRCLDEYGLNPDTTPSPMVHDGSGLRERQQRLEEVLRIAKVEMENLYEQIAGGGYAVVVADAEATVLHSVQDPALLREFRETGLFCGASWAERYQGTNGIGTCAVECSALGVHRGEHYLLRHLPLSCSGAPILDPHGQLLAVLDASTPDARDTKLVQRHTSALVRMSAAQIARSYFLEQYRHAWILRFHSRPEFAGLLHEALMAIGGDGRVLAVNEAALDQLGKGERNLLVGRDISQVMQLDFDTVEQRARNDASTLWSIRCACHGRRFFALAQPPRHDAAARAHAASADSGEAAYAHEHVGSDPRMRHNLDNALKLAAHRVSILLCGATGTGKEEFAKAVHRSSPWAARPFVAVNCAAIPEALIESELFGYARGAFTDAAREGRHGKLLQASGGTLFLDEIGDMPLPLQTRLLRVLEEQSVTPLGSDRAMPLELHVISASHRDLGQMVAAGEFREDLYYRLNGVVLHLPPLRERSDKAELIRTLLREESGERHVRISEDALHKLLSYAWPGNLRQLRNVLRTAAVLCADGMIRISNLPQEIVDADSGPCLVNGDAVAADDMPGRAALDSAERSVLQQQLERHRWNVSRTADALGISRNTLYRKLRKHGLATV, encoded by the coding sequence GTGTCGGAGCTGACTGTAGCCAACCTCCTGCAGGCCGCGGCCGAGGCGTCGCCCGCCGAGGTCGAACCGGCCTTGCTGGCGCGGATGCGCCGTTTCCGCCAGATCGAACCGCTGCCGCCGGCCTTGCTGCGCTCCTGGCAGCGCTGCCTGGACGAGTACGGGCTGAACCCGGACACCACGCCGTCGCCGATGGTCCACGACGGCAGCGGGCTGCGTGAGCGCCAGCAGCGGCTGGAAGAGGTGCTGCGCATCGCCAAGGTGGAGATGGAGAACCTCTACGAGCAGATCGCCGGCGGCGGCTACGCGGTGGTGGTCGCCGACGCCGAGGCGACCGTGCTGCACAGCGTGCAGGATCCGGCGCTGCTGCGCGAGTTCCGCGAGACCGGCCTGTTCTGCGGCGCCAGCTGGGCCGAGCGCTACCAGGGCACCAACGGCATCGGCACCTGCGCGGTGGAATGCAGCGCGCTCGGCGTGCACCGCGGCGAGCACTACCTGCTGCGGCACCTGCCGCTGTCGTGCAGCGGCGCGCCGATCCTGGACCCGCACGGGCAGTTGCTGGCGGTGCTGGACGCCTCCACCCCGGACGCGCGCGACACCAAGCTGGTGCAGCGCCATACCAGCGCGCTGGTGCGCATGTCGGCGGCGCAGATCGCCCGTTCGTATTTCCTGGAACAGTACCGGCATGCGTGGATCCTGCGCTTCCACAGCCGCCCGGAATTCGCCGGCCTGCTGCACGAGGCGCTGATGGCGATCGGCGGCGACGGCCGCGTGCTCGCGGTCAACGAGGCGGCGCTGGACCAGCTCGGCAAGGGCGAGCGCAACCTGCTGGTCGGGCGCGACATCTCGCAGGTGATGCAGCTGGACTTCGATACGGTGGAGCAGCGCGCGCGCAACGACGCCAGCACGCTGTGGTCGATCCGCTGCGCCTGCCACGGGCGCCGCTTCTTCGCCCTGGCGCAACCGCCGCGGCACGACGCCGCCGCACGCGCCCATGCCGCCAGCGCCGACAGCGGCGAGGCCGCCTATGCGCACGAACACGTCGGCTCCGATCCACGCATGCGCCACAACCTGGACAACGCGCTGAAGCTGGCCGCGCACCGCGTGTCGATCCTGCTGTGCGGCGCCACCGGCACCGGCAAGGAGGAATTCGCCAAGGCGGTGCACCGCAGCTCGCCGTGGGCGGCGCGGCCGTTCGTGGCGGTGAACTGCGCGGCGATCCCCGAAGCGCTGATCGAGAGCGAGCTGTTCGGCTACGCCCGCGGCGCGTTCACCGATGCCGCGCGCGAGGGCCGCCACGGCAAGCTGCTGCAGGCCAGCGGCGGCACCCTGTTCCTGGACGAGATCGGCGACATGCCGCTGCCGCTGCAGACGCGCCTGCTGCGCGTGCTGGAGGAACAGAGCGTGACCCCGCTGGGCAGCGACCGCGCGATGCCGCTGGAACTGCACGTGATCAGCGCCAGCCACCGCGACCTGGGGCAGATGGTGGCGGCCGGCGAGTTCCGCGAGGACCTGTACTACCGGCTCAACGGCGTGGTGCTGCACCTGCCGCCGCTGCGCGAGCGCAGCGACAAGGCCGAACTGATCCGCACCCTGCTGCGCGAGGAAAGCGGCGAGCGCCACGTGCGCATCAGCGAGGACGCGCTGCACAAGCTGCTCAGCTACGCCTGGCCGGGCAACCTGCGGCAGCTGCGCAACGTGCTGCGCACCGCCGCGGTGCTGTGCGCCGACGGCATGATCCGCATCTCCAACCTGCCGCAGGAAATCGTCGACGCCGACAGCGGCCCGTGCCTGGTCAACGGCGACGCGGTCGCCGCCGACGACATGCCCGGCCGCGCCGCCCTGGACAGCGCCGAGCGCAGCGTGCTGCAACAGCAGCTGGAACGGCACCGCTGGAACGTCAGCCGCACCGCCGACGCATTGGGCATCAGCCGCAACACCCTGTACCGCAAGCTGCGCAAGCACGGGTTGGCGACGGTCTGA
- a CDS encoding TonB-dependent receptor: protein MRRRNGRTIPQASALALAVAASVALAPAAAQTTVNAGDAQITALDRVEVTATPIPGTLIDADHLPYTVQTANADDIARSQAGNLTDFLLRQMNGVDTNEVQGSPFQTDLTFRGFRASALPGASQGVSVYLDGVRMNEPFADIVSWDMMPEAAIRSVALMPGSNPLFGPNTLGGALAFTTQSGLTAPGLRADLSFGSGARKRLDASYGYAGSDGLHAFVAVTGFDEDGWRDASEGRLGTVFGKLGRQGETTDWDVSLLHGRSRLIGNGLLPSGRYTDDGVAPGLYEADREAVYTSPDLTRNRNTLLTAQFDHRFDADTALHLLAYYREGRRNTVNGDINEDYEEFVEECADGYAADGTPLDDDCEVPRDEADALHSGVLNTTQMRQRAEGVALNFSRQAGAHALSLGATYDRNRVRYRQYEQEGFVQDDRSVAADPDEEREFFSGVSGRSSTLGVFVADTWEVSEATHVTGALRWNRVEVSNVLSTAEDGALPRERFVFAKANPSLGITQRLGGGFTAFASASQNSRAPTAIELGCADPEQPCRLPTGLQADPRLEQIVSRTYEVGLRWNPSPDQAFNASLYRADNRDDILFLRAPNTQLGYFDNVDRTRYQGADLSYRANSGALRWFAGYSYLDATYRSDGELQSGERTIDLHPGMRIAGLPRNTLKLGLEWQALAHLALGADLRAFSPRVASGNEDGLVENAEEGEDTARHDLSTGGYALIDVHGTWQIAEGLSLYLRVNNLFDRRYETYAAIAEDLFPDGALARPQDAAVEDGPSRFVAPGAPRQYQLGLRWRF from the coding sequence GCACCATCCCGCAGGCCAGCGCGCTGGCGCTGGCCGTCGCCGCCTCGGTCGCCCTGGCGCCGGCCGCCGCGCAGACCACGGTCAATGCCGGCGATGCGCAGATCACCGCATTGGACCGGGTCGAGGTCACCGCCACGCCGATCCCCGGCACGCTGATCGACGCCGACCACCTGCCGTACACGGTGCAGACCGCCAACGCCGACGACATCGCGCGCAGCCAGGCCGGCAACCTCACCGACTTCCTGCTGCGGCAGATGAACGGCGTGGACACCAACGAAGTGCAGGGCAGCCCGTTCCAGACCGACCTCACCTTCCGCGGCTTCCGCGCCTCGGCGCTGCCCGGTGCCTCGCAGGGCGTGTCGGTGTACCTGGACGGGGTGCGCATGAACGAGCCGTTCGCCGACATCGTCAGCTGGGACATGATGCCGGAGGCGGCGATCCGCAGCGTCGCGCTGATGCCCGGCTCCAATCCGCTGTTCGGTCCCAACACGCTCGGCGGCGCGCTGGCGTTCACCACCCAGTCCGGCCTGACCGCGCCGGGCCTGCGCGCGGACCTGTCGTTCGGCAGCGGCGCGCGCAAGCGCCTGGACGCGTCCTACGGCTATGCCGGCAGCGACGGCCTGCACGCCTTCGTCGCGGTCACCGGCTTCGACGAGGACGGCTGGCGCGACGCCTCCGAAGGCCGCCTGGGCACCGTGTTCGGCAAGCTGGGGCGGCAGGGCGAGACCACCGACTGGGACGTGTCGCTGCTGCATGGGCGCAGCCGCCTGATCGGCAACGGCCTGCTGCCCAGCGGCCGCTACACCGACGACGGCGTCGCGCCGGGCCTGTACGAAGCCGACCGCGAGGCGGTCTACACCTCGCCGGACCTGACCCGCAACCGCAACACGCTGCTGACCGCGCAGTTCGACCACCGCTTCGATGCGGACACTGCGCTGCACCTGCTGGCGTACTACCGCGAAGGTCGCCGCAACACGGTCAACGGCGACATCAACGAGGACTACGAGGAATTCGTCGAGGAATGCGCCGACGGCTATGCCGCCGACGGCACCCCGCTGGACGACGACTGCGAGGTGCCGCGCGACGAGGCCGACGCGCTGCACAGCGGCGTGCTCAACACCACGCAGATGCGCCAGCGCGCCGAGGGCGTGGCACTGAATTTCAGCCGCCAGGCCGGCGCGCATGCGCTCAGCCTCGGCGCCACCTACGACCGCAACCGGGTGCGCTACCGGCAGTACGAACAGGAGGGTTTCGTGCAGGACGACCGCTCGGTCGCCGCCGATCCGGACGAGGAGCGCGAGTTCTTCTCCGGGGTCAGCGGCCGCAGCAGCACGCTGGGCGTGTTCGTCGCCGACACCTGGGAAGTGAGCGAGGCCACGCACGTGACCGGCGCGCTGCGCTGGAACCGGGTCGAGGTCAGCAACGTGCTGTCCACCGCCGAGGACGGCGCGCTGCCGCGCGAGCGTTTCGTGTTCGCCAAGGCCAACCCGTCGCTGGGCATCACCCAGCGCCTGGGCGGCGGCTTCACCGCCTTCGCCTCGGCCTCGCAGAACAGCCGCGCGCCGACCGCGATCGAACTGGGTTGCGCCGATCCGGAACAGCCGTGCCGGCTGCCGACCGGGCTGCAGGCCGACCCGCGCCTGGAGCAGATCGTCTCGCGCACCTACGAAGTGGGGCTGCGCTGGAACCCGTCGCCGGACCAGGCCTTCAACGCCTCGCTGTACCGGGCCGACAACCGCGACGACATCCTGTTCCTGCGCGCGCCGAACACCCAGCTGGGCTACTTCGACAACGTCGACCGCACCCGCTACCAGGGCGCGGACCTGAGCTACCGCGCCAACAGCGGCGCGCTGCGCTGGTTCGCCGGCTACAGCTACCTGGATGCGACCTACCGCAGCGACGGCGAACTGCAATCGGGCGAACGCACCATCGACCTGCATCCGGGCATGCGCATCGCCGGCCTGCCGCGCAACACGCTGAAGCTGGGCCTGGAATGGCAGGCGCTGGCGCACCTGGCGCTGGGCGCGGACCTGCGCGCGTTCTCGCCGCGCGTGGCCAGCGGCAACGAGGACGGCCTGGTCGAGAATGCGGAGGAGGGCGAGGACACGGCGCGCCACGACCTGTCCACCGGCGGCTACGCATTGATCGACGTGCACGGCACCTGGCAGATCGCCGAGGGCCTGTCGCTGTACCTGCGCGTCAACAACCTGTTCGATCGCCGCTACGAGACCTATGCGGCGATCGCCGAGGACCTGTTCCCCGACGGCGCGCTGGCGCGCCCGCAGGACGCCGCGGTCGAGGACGGCCCCTCGCGCTTCGTCGCCCCCGGCGCGCCACGCCAATACCAGCTCGGCCTGCGCTGGCGGTTCTAG